The Selenomonas sp. AB3002 genome contains a region encoding:
- the gyrA gene encoding DNA gyrase subunit A, whose protein sequence is MDFGQGKIVPVDLGHQMKTAYIDYAMSVIVARALPDVRDGLKPVHRRILYAMQEAGMGSTKPYKKSARIVGEVLGKYHPHGDSSVYDAIVRMAQDFSMRYMLADGHGNFGSVDGDPAAAMRYTEVRMAKIAEVMLQDIDKDTVEFVPNYDESLKEPSVLPAKFPQLLVNGTSGIAVGMATNIPPHNLGEVIDGTLMLIDNPDAEIEELMSVIKGPDFPTGGLVLGHEGIRSAYMTGRGIIKMRAKAHIETQSNGKPRIIVTELPYQVNKARLIEKIAELVRDKSVEGITALNDESDRSGMRIVIDLRKDANANVVLNQLYKHTQLQDSFGVIMLALVDGKPQVLNLKEVLHYYIKHQEDVITRRTRYELAKAEARAHILEGLTIALDNLDAVITTIRESRTAEIAKEALMSGFKLSDKQAQAILDLRLQRLTGLEREKIEEEYKDTLKAIEEFKAILADEKKVLAIIKDELRAVKEKYGDERRTKLTVDTSEIDVEDLIAEEDVVITLSHNDYIKRMPLATYKNQKRGGVGIKGMATKEADFVEDILITTTHHTILFFTSRGRVFQLKAYEIPESSRQAKGTALINLLQLESEEKIQAIIQVKGVGDDQFLFMATRKGIVKKTAVSEFANIRKVGLIALKLDDDDVLIGVKATDGESNLMLGTKQGLAISFSEDDVRAMGRAARGVKGISLREGDEVVGMDLLRRNAEVLTVTQEGFGKRTSVDEYRTQTRGGKGLINLKVTDKTGPVVGIKVVHDQQELMLITAGGIVIRMNVSDISVYGRSSQGVKLMSTGEEDQVVSLATVEQKNE, encoded by the coding sequence GTGGATTTTGGTCAAGGCAAGATTGTGCCGGTAGATCTGGGGCACCAGATGAAGACGGCCTATATCGACTACGCCATGAGCGTTATCGTGGCCCGTGCCCTGCCTGATGTCAGGGACGGCCTGAAGCCTGTGCACCGCCGTATCCTGTACGCCATGCAGGAGGCAGGCATGGGGTCAACCAAGCCCTACAAGAAATCGGCTCGTATCGTCGGTGAAGTCCTGGGTAAATATCACCCCCATGGCGACTCTTCCGTTTATGATGCCATCGTGCGCATGGCGCAGGATTTCTCCATGCGCTACATGCTGGCTGACGGCCACGGCAACTTTGGTTCCGTGGACGGTGACCCCGCTGCTGCTATGCGTTACACTGAGGTGCGCATGGCCAAGATTGCCGAGGTCATGCTTCAGGATATCGATAAGGATACCGTGGAGTTCGTGCCCAACTATGATGAATCCCTGAAGGAGCCTTCCGTGCTGCCGGCCAAGTTCCCGCAGCTCCTGGTGAACGGCACCTCCGGCATCGCCGTGGGAATGGCCACCAATATCCCGCCCCACAACTTGGGGGAGGTCATTGACGGCACCCTGATGCTCATTGACAACCCTGACGCCGAGATTGAAGAACTCATGAGCGTCATCAAGGGACCGGACTTCCCCACGGGGGGCCTGGTGCTGGGCCATGAGGGCATCCGCTCTGCTTACATGACCGGTCGTGGCATCATCAAGATGCGGGCCAAGGCTCATATCGAGACCCAGTCCAACGGCAAGCCCCGCATCATTGTGACGGAGCTGCCCTATCAGGTGAACAAGGCACGCCTCATCGAAAAGATTGCCGAGCTGGTGCGTGACAAGAGCGTGGAAGGCATCACGGCCCTCAACGATGAGTCTGACCGCAGCGGCATGCGCATTGTCATCGACCTGCGCAAGGATGCCAATGCCAATGTGGTGCTGAATCAGCTTTACAAGCACACCCAGCTCCAGGACAGCTTCGGCGTAATCATGCTGGCTTTGGTGGACGGCAAGCCTCAGGTGCTGAACCTGAAGGAAGTGCTCCACTACTATATCAAGCATCAGGAAGATGTTATCACCAGACGTACTCGCTACGAATTGGCCAAAGCCGAGGCTCGCGCTCACATTTTGGAAGGCTTGACCATCGCTCTGGACAATCTCGATGCAGTCATTACCACCATTCGCGAGAGCCGCACGGCAGAGATTGCCAAGGAAGCTCTCATGTCCGGCTTCAAGCTTTCCGACAAGCAGGCTCAGGCCATTCTTGACCTGCGTCTCCAGCGCCTCACCGGTCTGGAGCGGGAGAAGATTGAGGAGGAGTACAAGGACACCTTGAAGGCCATTGAGGAGTTCAAGGCTATCCTGGCTGACGAAAAGAAGGTCCTCGCCATCATCAAGGACGAGCTTCGCGCAGTGAAAGAGAAGTACGGCGACGAGCGCCGCACCAAGCTCACAGTGGACACCTCCGAGATTGATGTGGAAGACCTGATTGCCGAGGAAGATGTGGTCATCACCCTTTCCCACAATGACTACATTAAGCGCATGCCCCTGGCCACTTACAAGAACCAGAAGCGCGGCGGTGTGGGCATCAAGGGCATGGCCACCAAGGAAGCGGATTTTGTGGAGGATATCCTCATCACCACCACCCACCACACCATCCTCTTCTTCACCAGCCGTGGCCGGGTGTTCCAGCTGAAGGCTTATGAGATTCCCGAGTCCAGCCGTCAGGCCAAGGGCACGGCTCTCATCAACCTGCTGCAGTTGGAGAGTGAGGAGAAAATCCAGGCCATCATCCAGGTGAAGGGTGTAGGCGATGACCAGTTCCTCTTCATGGCTACCCGCAAGGGCATCGTGAAGAAGACTGCTGTGTCCGAGTTTGCCAATATTCGCAAGGTGGGCCTCATTGCCCTGAAGCTGGATGACGATGATGTGCTCATCGGCGTGAAAGCTACGGATGGGGAAAGCAACCTAATGCTGGGCACCAAGCAGGGCCTGGCTATCTCCTTCTCCGAGGATGATGTGCGTGCTATGGGCCGCGCAGCCCGGGGCGTGAAGGGCATCAGCCTGCGTGAGGGTGATGAGGTGGTAGGCATGGATCTTCTGCGCCGCAATGCAGAAGTCCTCACCGTCACCCAGGAAGGCTTCGGCAAGCGCACCAGCGTGGACGAGTACCGTACCCAGACCCGCGGCGGCAAGGGCCTCATCAACCTCAAGGTCACGGACAAGACCGGCCCGGTGGTGGGCATCAAGGTGGTCCATGACCAGCAGGAGCTCATGCTCATTACGGCAGGCGGCATTGTCATCCGCATGAACGTTTCTGATATCTCCGTGTACGGCAGAAGTTCCCAGGGCGTGAAGCTCATGTCCACGGGCGAAGAGGACCAGGTGGTTTCTCTGGCTACGGTGGAGCAGAAAAACGAATAA
- a CDS encoding exopolyphosphatase, which translates to MLYGIIDIGSNTIRMAIYLIEGDRIEFLMKQKHTVGLAAYVHDGVMAPEGIGRAIEVLQEFKAFLYSFNITQVYAFTTAALRNAKNSEAAVGTIERAVGLPIRVISGDEEATYDFVGALHGIPAEDGLLIDIGGGSTEIVSYKAKEIRKKVSLPIGSLLFHSKYVQGILPNITECLEMYREAEATIGAVTAFADVREAALIGIGGSFKGGCALYNELFNQPRVNKRMEARRLSTLIGTFLRDHGITQEMAIMLMKAVPERLKTVIPGLIIADVLARRFQCREITYSDSGVREGFIYSEIVHKNKRFE; encoded by the coding sequence ATGCTTTACGGTATCATCGACATAGGTTCCAATACCATCCGCATGGCCATCTACTTAATAGAAGGGGACCGCATCGAGTTCCTCATGAAGCAGAAGCACACGGTGGGTCTGGCGGCCTATGTCCATGACGGGGTCATGGCGCCGGAAGGCATAGGGCGTGCTATTGAGGTGCTGCAGGAATTCAAGGCTTTTCTGTACAGCTTCAATATCACCCAGGTCTACGCCTTCACCACGGCGGCCCTCAGGAATGCCAAGAACAGCGAAGCTGCGGTGGGGACTATCGAGCGGGCCGTGGGTCTGCCTATCCGGGTCATCAGCGGTGATGAGGAGGCTACCTATGATTTCGTGGGAGCTCTCCATGGCATTCCTGCCGAAGACGGTCTGCTGATTGACATCGGCGGCGGCAGCACGGAGATTGTGTCCTACAAGGCCAAGGAAATCCGCAAGAAAGTCAGTCTGCCCATTGGCTCCCTGCTGTTTCACTCCAAGTATGTGCAGGGCATCCTGCCCAATATCACCGAGTGCCTGGAAATGTATAGGGAGGCTGAAGCTACCATCGGGGCGGTGACGGCCTTTGCAGATGTCAGGGAAGCGGCCCTCATCGGCATCGGCGGTTCCTTCAAGGGCGGTTGCGCCCTCTACAACGAGCTCTTCAACCAGCCCAGGGTGAACAAGCGCATGGAAGCCCGGAGGCTTTCCACGCTGATAGGCACCTTCCTGCGGGACCACGGCATCACCCAGGAAATGGCCATCATGCTCATGAAGGCTGTGCCGGAAAGGCTGAAGACCGTCATTCCAGGGCTGATTATAGCAGACGTTCTTGCCCGCAGGTTCCAGTGCAGGGAAATCACCTACAGCGACTCCGGGGTTAGGGAAGGGTTCATCTATAGCGAGATAGTGCATAAGAATAAAAGATTTGAATAA
- a CDS encoding pyridoxal-phosphate dependent enzyme: MYFYCEKCKKKYPINSHSYQCECGGMFKLHRDPGEDYADKISLGEVVTPLVHFQSGKLDFLLKLEGTQPTGSFKDRGARRLINEINNVGIEKIALDSAGNAGAAIAAYAAAAGMDCEVYVPDDTSQEILHQIESYGASIKKVKDGRMRACSVVKENLGDAYYASHVYNPLFVEGVKSMAKEIYKQLGEHVPDYIFVPVGNGSLLMGLYYGFLELGRLPQIVGVQSEKCAPIYEAFHGLEPQPKAASIARAIRIERPKRGLSILKALKNCHGDMMAVKDEEILEAQKRLGKAGIYVELSAASALAAAERFFQAGKPDNYRVVIPLTATGLKR, translated from the coding sequence ATGTATTTTTACTGCGAGAAATGCAAAAAGAAATATCCTATCAACAGCCATTCTTACCAGTGCGAGTGTGGCGGCATGTTCAAGCTGCACAGGGACCCGGGGGAGGACTATGCGGATAAGATTTCTCTGGGCGAAGTAGTGACGCCCCTGGTTCATTTCCAGTCAGGAAAGCTTGATTTCCTGCTGAAGTTGGAGGGCACTCAGCCTACCGGTTCCTTCAAAGACCGCGGGGCAAGGCGTCTCATCAACGAAATCAACAATGTGGGCATTGAAAAGATTGCCCTGGACTCCGCTGGCAATGCCGGGGCTGCCATTGCTGCCTACGCGGCAGCAGCTGGCATGGACTGCGAGGTCTATGTGCCGGATGATACTTCCCAGGAAATCCTCCATCAGATTGAGTCCTATGGCGCTTCCATCAAGAAGGTGAAGGATGGCCGCATGCGGGCCTGCTCCGTGGTGAAGGAGAACCTGGGGGATGCCTACTATGCTTCCCATGTGTACAACCCCCTCTTCGTGGAGGGCGTGAAGTCCATGGCCAAGGAAATCTACAAGCAGCTGGGCGAGCATGTGCCTGACTATATTTTCGTGCCCGTGGGCAACGGCTCACTCTTGATGGGCCTTTACTATGGCTTCCTCGAATTGGGCCGCCTGCCCCAGATCGTGGGCGTCCAGAGCGAGAAGTGCGCGCCCATCTACGAGGCTTTCCACGGCCTGGAGCCACAGCCCAAGGCTGCTTCCATCGCCCGCGCCATCCGCATCGAGCGTCCCAAGCGGGGGCTTTCCATCCTCAAGGCGCTGAAGAACTGCCATGGCGATATGATGGCAGTGAAGGACGAGGAAATCCTGGAGGCCCAGAAGCGCCTGGGCAAGGCTGGCATCTATGTGGAGCTGTCTGCGGCTTCGGCCCTGGCTGCTGCCGAGCGTTTCTTCCAGGCTGGCAAGCCGGATAACTACCGCGTGGTGATACCCCTTACCGCCACGGGGTTGAAGAGGTAA
- a CDS encoding phosphoribosylaminoimidazolecarboxamide formyltransferase: MAQEMELKYGCNPNQKPAKVFMENGELPFKVLNGRPGYINLLDALNSWQLVRELKEASGLPAAASFKHVSPAGAAVAVPLSPELEKAYFVEGVELSPVATAYIRARGADRMSSYGDFVALSDECDAQTASFLKREVSDGIIAPSYSEEALEILKSKRKGTYLVLQMDAAYQPEPVERKQVFGVTFEQGRNEVKLTSECLAERPTKNKEIPAGAERDLLIALITLKYTQSNSVCYAKDGQAIGIGAGQQSRVHCTRLAGNKADVWYLRQAPQVQNLPFREDVRRPDRDNAIDVYVGEEWQDLLETDAWKNIFTEKPPVFTREEKAAWLKTLKGVSLGSDAFFPFGDNVERAHKSGVDYIAQAGGSIRDDNVIETCDKYGIAMAMTHIRLFHH; the protein is encoded by the coding sequence ATGGCACAGGAAATGGAACTCAAGTATGGCTGCAACCCTAATCAGAAACCTGCCAAGGTCTTTATGGAGAATGGGGAACTGCCCTTCAAGGTGCTCAATGGCCGTCCTGGTTACATCAACCTTTTGGACGCTCTGAACAGCTGGCAGCTGGTGCGGGAACTCAAGGAGGCTTCGGGCCTGCCTGCGGCAGCTTCCTTCAAGCATGTCAGCCCTGCCGGGGCGGCTGTGGCTGTGCCCCTTTCCCCTGAGCTGGAGAAGGCTTATTTCGTGGAAGGGGTGGAGCTGAGCCCTGTGGCTACGGCCTATATCCGTGCCCGTGGCGCTGACCGCATGTCCTCTTACGGTGACTTTGTGGCCCTTTCCGATGAGTGCGATGCCCAGACGGCTTCCTTCCTGAAGAGGGAGGTTTCCGACGGTATCATTGCGCCTTCCTACTCCGAGGAAGCGCTGGAAATCCTCAAGTCCAAGCGCAAGGGCACTTACCTGGTGCTGCAGATGGATGCAGCCTATCAGCCTGAGCCTGTGGAGCGCAAGCAGGTCTTTGGGGTGACCTTCGAGCAGGGAAGGAATGAGGTAAAGCTCACTTCCGAATGCCTGGCTGAGCGTCCCACTAAGAACAAGGAGATTCCCGCTGGGGCAGAGCGTGACCTTCTCATTGCTCTCATTACCCTCAAATACACCCAGTCCAACTCCGTCTGCTACGCCAAGGACGGCCAGGCCATCGGCATCGGCGCCGGCCAGCAGTCCCGTGTCCACTGCACCCGTCTGGCTGGCAACAAGGCTGATGTGTGGTATCTGCGCCAGGCACCTCAGGTGCAGAATCTTCCCTTCCGTGAGGATGTGCGCCGCCCGGACAGGGACAACGCCATTGATGTCTACGTGGGCGAGGAATGGCAGGACCTGCTGGAAACTGATGCCTGGAAGAATATCTTCACCGAAAAGCCTCCTGTTTTCACACGTGAGGAAAAAGCTGCCTGGCTGAAGACTCTCAAGGGTGTATCCCTGGGCTCCGATGCTTTCTTCCCCTTCGGTGACAACGTGGAGCGTGCCCACAAGAGCGGCGTGGATTACATTGCCCAGGCCGGCGGCTCCATTCGTGATGACAATGTCATCGAAACCTGCGACAAATACGGCATTGCCATGGCTATGACCCATATCCGCTTATTCCACCATTAA
- the pfkA gene encoding 6-phosphofructokinase: MLKSIAVMTSGGDSPGMNAAARAVVRTALYEGVEVWGINNGYHGLLEEDMFKMESKNVGDIIQRGGTFLGTARCKRWKTPEGRMMGYQHLVDRGIQGLCVIGGDGSLRGASLLSEETGLPIVGLPGTIDNDVWGSDYTIGCDTAANTIIDAINKLRDTASAHRRVIVLEVMGRNSGWLATVAGISGGAEYILIPEEKYDLDAICSDMKAAYDAGKRYILVVLAEGAGNAQEVGSFIAEKTGIDTRVSVLGHIQRGGSPTVIDRVRASQLGEQAALALISGLSDIVFGFSKGHVVTINLHDAVTNKKKLDPEYTHLAKVLF, encoded by the coding sequence ATGCTGAAGAGTATTGCAGTAATGACCAGCGGCGGAGACAGCCCGGGAATGAACGCGGCCGCCCGCGCCGTAGTCCGTACCGCTCTCTACGAGGGTGTCGAGGTCTGGGGTATCAACAACGGTTACCATGGCCTGCTGGAAGAGGATATGTTCAAGATGGAGTCCAAGAACGTGGGCGACATCATCCAGCGCGGCGGCACCTTCCTGGGCACTGCCCGCTGCAAGCGTTGGAAGACTCCCGAGGGCCGCATGATGGGCTATCAGCATCTGGTAGACCGCGGCATCCAGGGTCTCTGCGTCATCGGCGGTGACGGGTCGCTCCGCGGCGCTTCCCTGCTGTCCGAGGAAACGGGCCTGCCCATCGTAGGCCTGCCTGGCACCATCGACAACGATGTCTGGGGCTCTGACTATACCATCGGCTGCGACACCGCTGCCAACACCATCATCGATGCCATCAACAAGCTCCGCGACACCGCCAGCGCGCACCGCCGCGTCATCGTCCTTGAGGTTATGGGCCGCAACTCCGGCTGGCTGGCTACCGTGGCCGGCATCTCCGGTGGCGCTGAGTACATTCTCATCCCTGAGGAGAAGTACGACCTGGATGCTATCTGCTCTGACATGAAAGCCGCCTATGATGCAGGCAAGCGCTACATCCTGGTAGTGCTGGCAGAGGGTGCCGGCAATGCCCAGGAGGTTGGCTCCTTCATTGCCGAGAAGACAGGCATCGATACCCGCGTTTCCGTGCTGGGTCACATCCAGCGTGGGGGTTCTCCCACGGTCATCGACCGCGTGCGCGCCAGCCAGCTGGGCGAGCAGGCAGCCCTGGCCCTGATTTCCGGCCTGTCCGATATCGTCTTCGGCTTCAGCAAGGGCCATGTGGTGACCATCAATCTGCATGATGCGGTTACCAATAAGAAGAAGCTGGATCCTGAGTATACGCACCTTGCTAAGGTGTTGTTCTAA
- a CDS encoding MFS transporter, with product MNKKYLYMLSAGHLSVDINSGSLPALLPFFVTEYGMDYTSVAGLMFASSCLSSVIQPLFGHLADKGSRQWFMVLGILMAGMGIGLTGFVTDYWLIFAAVTCMGIGSAIFHPEAARNVNAIAGKKKGQGMSIFSVGGNGGFGLGPLLAVFLITCFGMKGTAFYALASLFTAGMVALAAPSIRRESQRQLSGTTGKGEAGAPARENDWPAFSRLFIVILFRSTLYASISSFLPLFCIQALGASNAVGSATLSIISISGIVATLAGGWLADKKGYVSTVRYGALLMVPCLAVVVFPQNIWAVYAMLIPMSFAMQGSYAAFVVLGQSYLAKSLGFASGVTLGLSFSLGGMVVPSLGWYADNYGLAAVMLVIFLISVACAAATFLLPEPKRSAGKKSAC from the coding sequence GTGAACAAGAAATATCTCTATATGCTTTCGGCAGGGCATCTTAGTGTTGATATAAATTCGGGGTCGCTGCCTGCTTTGCTGCCTTTCTTTGTTACTGAGTATGGCATGGATTATACTTCTGTTGCGGGACTGATGTTTGCTTCTTCCTGCCTTTCCTCTGTCATCCAGCCACTCTTTGGGCATCTGGCGGATAAAGGATCGCGGCAGTGGTTTATGGTGCTGGGCATACTTATGGCAGGCATGGGCATTGGGCTGACAGGCTTTGTCACTGACTACTGGCTCATCTTTGCCGCCGTCACCTGCATGGGCATCGGCAGTGCCATCTTCCACCCGGAAGCAGCCCGCAATGTGAATGCCATTGCAGGGAAGAAAAAAGGGCAGGGCATGAGCATCTTCAGCGTGGGCGGCAATGGGGGCTTTGGCCTGGGACCACTCCTGGCAGTTTTCCTCATCACCTGTTTCGGCATGAAGGGCACAGCTTTTTACGCCCTTGCTTCCCTGTTCACGGCAGGCATGGTTGCCCTCGCCGCCCCGTCTATCAGGCGCGAATCACAGCGCCAGCTCTCTGGCACGACCGGGAAAGGGGAAGCCGGTGCCCCGGCCAGGGAAAATGACTGGCCAGCTTTTTCCCGCCTCTTTATCGTCATCCTTTTCCGCTCCACCCTGTATGCCTCCATCAGCAGTTTCCTGCCCCTGTTCTGCATACAGGCCTTGGGCGCCAGCAATGCCGTAGGCAGCGCTACCCTCTCCATCATCTCCATCAGCGGCATCGTGGCCACCCTGGCGGGCGGCTGGCTGGCAGACAAAAAGGGCTATGTGAGCACCGTGCGCTATGGCGCCTTGCTCATGGTGCCCTGCCTGGCGGTGGTGGTATTTCCCCAAAATATCTGGGCGGTATATGCCATGCTGATTCCCATGAGCTTTGCCATGCAGGGCTCCTATGCTGCCTTCGTGGTACTGGGGCAGAGTTATCTGGCCAAGAGCCTGGGCTTTGCCTCGGGTGTGACTTTGGGGCTGTCTTTCAGCCTGGGCGGCATGGTCGTCCCCTCCCTGGGGTGGTATGCAGATAACTACGGCCTTGCCGCCGTGATGTTGGTGATCTTCCTGATTTCCGTTGCCTGTGCAGCAGCTACCTTCCTGCTGCCGGAGCCAAAAAGATCAGCGGGCAAAAAATCTGCCTGCTAA